GATAATTTTCCGAATAACAAACACCACAGTATTTCGGGGTATTTCGGGCATCCAGAATCCATTAGCATAATTGAAAATGTCTCACTTATTTCCTGAATGACAGAGAtcgttaaaaaaaataaaattaaaaaaaggaaaacacacaacCAAACTTAACAGCTAGTTATtgcaaataatactttttttttttttaacattggaTTTCCCTTAACCTTGAAAGTCATATCAAGGAATAAAACAGATCTGCTAAACTGGTAGAAGTCAGCATGGTTTTGGTGATTGGCCCTGGGCATGGCTATGCAGTTCCCTGGTTTGTGTTTGTACTGTGTGTTCTAGtcatttgctgccttttttttgctttttctcaacTTATTCTTTGTCTTCCTGATTTGGATTCTTCTTACCCTCTACCCTAGTAACTGTACTTTGTCCAGAGAGCGGTGCTTCAGGAGGCTGGGTCCTCTTAGATCTGCAAGGCCAGTGCAAATAGCCATgtttcagctgtatttttgttCTAGAGATTATGGCCCAATGTCTTTCTTTTATCAGGAGTCTTAAGTGCTAACAATGTGcaaataataaatgtaaataacAATGCATGTTCTCATTTTCCCGTGATTTCTCTGCTCCAGGCAGATTTCCTATCCTCTGAAGTATTTCTATCTAGATACTCATATCTGCCCTTGCAACTAGATTGAACAGTGGTGGGCGCTCAAAAATGCGATGATGACAAGCCCCTGCCCAGCACACTTGTACTTGCAGAAAAGCTGGTGCAGCCTCTGCAGCAAACGACTTGCTCGTTTCCTGAAGTCACCGTGCTTGCTGCATGCGTGTGAGGGTGAAGTCACCTCCCAGAATATAACAGCCCTCTTTGGCTGCCTTCCTTCTCCGGGGTTAAACACATGGACGAGCTGGGTCACGAGGCTGCTGGCAAATGACCCGTCGGGTCTGTGAGTCCTGCGGGCAGGCCTGCACCCTCACACCACGCTGCAGATTGCCTCATCTCCTTCGAAGGATCTACAGCCGTGCATGGGATCGGATcggcctgctgcagggtgctggcgATTAGACCTGCGAGTAGCATGGGTTGGTCTCTCTTTCACCTTgcaagttttgttttggttttggtgcttgTGTAAAGTGTTGGCTTTGAGGGCTTAGGAGGCTGAAATCAGTGCGCGAACAGGGCTAGCCTAAAGTCCTCGTTCCGCTCCTCCCCTCCCTCAACACGCAAGCTGTCACTTCTCGCAAGTGTCAGTTCCGCTGAGAGCTGGTCACTGCGGGACCCCTCCCCACGTTTCCCCAGCGCTGAGCACTTCGCGTTAACATCTCGGAGCTTTGCGTCGAGTCCGTCGTGATTTTACGTTGTATCTGGGGAAAGCGAGATCGTAATCCTATCCTGAGCAAAGGCTCTCGGGAAAACCCACGAGACGCTGCTGCAGTACAGACTGTCTGGGTGTAGCTGCACGTGGGTGATTTTAGTGGGGCGGCGTGCGGGGAGCGCGGAGCGGCAGCTACGTCAGTCACTGCGGTGGTACTGTTGTGCCGCGACCTGTATTTTCCCGTCGGTGGTACCAGGCTAGTGCATCCGGCACCGCTGCGGGATTTCATCTCCAAGAGCCAGCTGAATGAAGCAGTTACCATGGAAACCATGGCTTTGGTTCCCATGGCAACCAGCCGGGGTTTCACACAAGCAGAAGGAGAGGTACCACTGTTATCTCTGatggcctgatcctgcccagTGTTGCTTTCCACAGACTGGGGGGCCTGTTGGCATCGGCAGGAGCTCGGGGCCAGGAGGTCCCGGAGGTCCAGGGTGCAGGAGCGGGTCCTTTGCAGGCAGGCTCCCGTGGGTGCCGTCACCTTTGCTAGCgcaaagctgctgctggtgtGCACGCTCGCTGCAGAGGCTGGGGACGCCGGCCTGATGCCGTGGGGGAACCGGCTCTCGGTTTTCCTGCTTTCGTGGGCTCTCCTTCATTGCagctggttgggttgggttgagttGGGGCAAGCGATTTCTTTAGATGCTGGGCTTTAAACAAACTGCTCATCGTACCTGAAGAACTTCATAGAAAATTTAGCATGAATCAAAGTCGGAATGCCGAAAACTGAGATACCTAATGCAGAACCCCGAAGTACTACAGGTGAATGTGACACCTCTGCCAACAGAGTCTTGGGGGCTTGGGGTTTGGGGACTGCGCATTCCTCAGCACCCCACTGTCTTCTGATGTTTCTGGTTGCAACATTTGTGGAGACAGGCTGGGGGACTACTTGTGCTGTAGTTCTGTTGCACCATGGCAGTCCCTGCAAGGATAAGATCCTTTTCTTAGGATTTAGctttttttccattatatataGGAATCAAAACTCCGTACGGCAGTGGAAAGCCTGACCGGCTGGGTCGGGTCTATGCTGAATCGCATGGAGGTCCTGCAggtgggattgctgctcggggacctCCCTGGCCCAGCAGCTCCTGGTTTGCTGCAGCGGCTGCGATCCCAGTAGCAAGGAGTTAAAGAATCTGGCTCAAAATTGCAAATCACTTTCATGATTGCTCATTGATGAGGAATTTTTAATCAGTGAATGCCATGTAATAGAACACAACAGCTGAAATATGCTTTTGGAAAAGCTCGTAATTGAAAGTgtgtttttaaattgctaatATAATGTTTATAAGGGGAGCTTTTTAATATGACCTTTTAAACCTCACTGATGCCAACTACAAGGCTAACATTCTTGAGGCAAGCGCAGAGAAAGCATTGGGGGCATAATTTTCAATCTTGACATAAGAATAAGCAATTTAATTACAGCCAGctataaaatggaaaattcttTACAGTGATAAATGACTGTTGCTGTGTAGTGACAACAGTAGTTTGTGTCTGGTTTGTTTACCAAATAATAGCAAGTGGGATGCTCACAAGGACCAAATAGCAGCTCTGAAACAGCGAGAAGAATGGGCACAAAGGAGCTAAATGTTACAACTGGTGTTGCATCGGGTGTTTGCTGTCACTGCAGTTGTGCTGGTCTTGCTTTAATAATCCATGTGGGTAAAGGCTGCTTTGAAGCTGACAGCTACGTGTAAAGGAGGAAAATCAGATACTCATGGGGAGCAAAAGCAAACCCACATACGGATTTTAATTTGATCACTGGTGTTTAAATAAAAGATGAAGGGACTCTTCACCACTGCCCTTGCTTCCTTGTCACCGTTTCCACCTGCCTGTGGGATCAGCAGCCGCTCCGCGCAGTGCGGATGGCGACTGCACTGGAGAGGGTCACGGGCAGAACTGGGTCCCAGGCCCTTGGTCCTCTGCAGGCATTGCCAAGCAAAGGGCTTGCTCTCAGCTTCAAACTCAGGCGTGTTTTCCGTGGGACCACTCTTGTACTTTATATTACACACACGCTGAAGTGTGTGGCTGCACAGTTAAAGCACCTTTTAAATACGGCCTTCGTGTTCAAAATTGTTCTTGCAGGGATACTGATCCCTGCAACAAACGATTACTGTGCACTTTATTTGGCCTCAGCTCCCTATTTCGTGTGAGGTTAGGAGTTAAATTGCGAGAACTGTAAATGTTTGGAGTGAAATGATCAACTCGTTTTCACCAGAGCTAGCAGCTGATATGCAGAACTTCCCAACCGCCAAAAGCCATGGGTGGATTCACATGAAAATGAGGAAATCCATGATTTCTTCCTGTGGTAGATCAGCTTCCCCCACATCAGGGTCAGGGTTTACTGGCTCTTTTGAGTGATGCTCttgtggaatttttttaagtGCATAGAAGTGAAAAATATATCAGTTTTAAAGTTGTAGCTTCTGTAGCTTCCTTACACTGCAGAGTAAAAGTTGCCTGGGCAACCAAGGCTTCCAAtttcttaacattaaaaaaagaaatcctacaATCATTGCTGCACAAACATAAGGAGAAGAGTCTGTGCTGAAGTTTGTTCCTTGGAAAAGAGCAGTCTTGGGGGGTGCGCGTCTGTTGAGCTGGTGGAAGTCATGCTGCCTCCTTAGGTACACGTGGGTTGTGCTCAAATCAAGTCTCACTGGCTTTGGGTTGTGAGATCCCCGCTGCTTTGTGCAGAACAGAGAACCAAAACTGCAGATGCTACACTTTGCCTTCCCCAGGGgtctgcagctcccagtgccgATCCATCCTCACCACTCTCCGAGGCAggtgggaaaacagaaaagcacataACTTCAGTGACTTTTCCACCACGAAGAAGCAGGATCAGTATTTCATGAACCAAGCGAAGCAGTTTgcaccaggcagctgcaggcatGATTCTGTCTGTGTGCTGCCTCTCTGGTTAAACACAGACGCGTGGGGTGTAGGTGCAGAAGAAGGAAAGGGTGTTGGGGCTGATCTGACCGGCTCCGTCAGGTTGGTGAACGCTTCCCAAACTGCAGCGTTGCACTGCGTGCGAGGGGGGCCTGTGCACGGTGAGAGCCTGGGCAGTGGGAGCGCCCGCCCGCGCAGCAGGCTTTCTCTTCGCACTTTCCCTGGATGCGCACAGATCCTCATACTCGCCAGGAACTAAGCCCATGACATACGGTCAAGCATAAAACTCATAAAGCACATAACTGCCTATCAGGAGGAAactcagctggattttttttttaattgtttcacaTTCAGATAATTCAAAGTCAGATAAACTTTGAAATCACACAGATTTTCATTTCTCCTATCATCTCCCAGCCCGAAGCTGCAGCAGATACCGAAGGGAGGGTGGCAGAGGGTTTTAACAACAACATTTGAAGTCTATCTGCAAGGTCAGCCCTGGAATAGGGATTCCAAGCCTGGACACAGGGCTTGCCAACCATGGGCTCCTGCTAAACCACAGCTGCCCTCGAGCCCATTTTGCCTCTGCAAGTGCTTGTCCTCTCACCCTGGGTAAAGGGACTGCTGCAGTGAGAAAGGAGTCTGCTGGTCGTCCTGTGATGCCGGGTGCTTGTTGAGCTGCTTGGTGTGCGGCAGGAATTTTTGGTCAATTGATTACAATTACAGGgttggggtggtttgttttttttaatactgtagtGTTTCAGATTCAGCTTAACCTTGGGAGGAGGGATTCCAGCTACCTCGGTTACATCTGCCAGTATCGGCAATGGCAAAGGTGCGTTTTGGTGAGTCCTCTTGCCTGCCTGCTGGTTTCCTGCTCTGACAGGCAAAGCTGTTTGCTTTGAACTCTGCTCAGGATTTCTCACCTTTTGGTGCAACCATCCTTAAAGTAGTGACTTCCAGGAGTCTGGGGGACTCCAGACCTGTCCCCTGCTGCAGGGACCATGTCCTGAGAGAAACAGCAAGACAGTGCGAAGGAAGGCAGCATCTTCTGGGGAGGGAATTCAGGAACAAGGGTTTGAGTCTTCAGTCCTGGGTCAAATCTGGGGCTGTGTGTCCTTCAGGATCTTGGCAGACAGCTTAACGTCATCCCAGGTACCAGCACTTTATCAGAGCCCTCACCGTTGCCGTTCCCACAGTTCCCAGTTCCCAGTAGGAGCGGCGGCCAGGGATGTGGGTCGGATGGCAGTTGCCGACCTGCAGCTGTCCCGGACATACATGCCTCTGCCTTAGTGAAACTTCAGACCTTGAAAGACAGGTGGTCGGGCATTTGTATGAATTCCTTGTATTGAAATTTCATTCTTAATTAGTTATTTTGTTGTATGTTGTTTCAGGGTTCCCTCTGCCTGTTTCAACTCTAGCCTTACGTGCCAATTCTGTTGGAAGATCCCAAACATTTGCGTTGGTGAAAGGAGTGTCTATGTAGTTGCTTCTTACTTTAAAactgctgtgacttttttttttaaatattgtgtaGGATCCATTGTGATACTGCTGCTGTTGTAAGAAATTCCTGTTTTAGAAACAATGTACTGGAGACCGGTGCGTGTCTCTAAAGGTGTTTTCCATTTGGGAGTAGGTAGGCGAGCAAAGTGAGAATGACTAAGGTTTGGCTGTTGCTGTGGTCTTTCTACTGACTGACAGGAAAACCTGGCACCTGACGTGGGCAGGATGATTTGCAGAAAATAACCTGTCGCCAGGCAGGTGCTAGACAGCGGTCTGTCCAAGGTGCTGCCGGTGATGCTGGTCAGAGAGGACACAGGGAGACGTGCACCCACCCTCTTCATACCGGCCGCCAGTGGGAAGAAGTACAAAGGCAAGGGGGTCCCTACTCCTGTCCCCTCTCCAGCAGGTTCCTGCGGGAGATGAGTGCCTGCTGCTGCACCAGGGCCGGCGGGTCGGGGTCGGGTCTGTTCCTGCTCCCAGGCTCACCTTCAAACGCAGGGCATGCACGCACGCAGCCCCCTGCTGCGCCCTGCGAGGCCGGTGCCCGCAGAGAGTGGGGCAGTGCTCgcaggggagctgctggagagggaggaaggctcTGGCTAATCACACCGAGTTCATTATTAGGCCAAGTAGCAGCTCAGCCAGGAGATCCGTCTTTACCAAGCGAGCCATAGTGAATTGCATCCTAGAATAGTTTTTGAAAGATTATCGGTGCCAGCAGAGACTCCAGCCCAtctgctcctccagcctccccagcagcttCCCTTGGAGTGCACCCAGCCTGCGAGCacgctggcgggggggggcgttTGCAGGAGCCCCGAGAGGAGTGTGCGGTCGCGGTGAGTGGCTGCCGGGAGCTGGCACCCCGTCAAGCCGTTTCCCAgcacggggagggctggggctgctggcagcgcagagggaggcagagcccgcggggccgggcttGGAGCAGCGCCATGTCCCCAAGCCTGGGCTGGAGGAGTGGAGCACCCGGAGAGCGACAGAGCGAGCTCCCTGGCCCCGCTCGCTGGGAGACTCGTCCTGGGACTTGCTACGGGTTTGCCTGCcttttcagtaattaaaagttCGTAACTAATTACCAGCTGCTCTGCCTGTACCTTATAGTCGTGCTTTCCCCTGGTGCTAGGAGTCTTCTTTTGCAGCAGGGAAGGAAGCCAAATCTGCTTGAATATGCTTGTGCTGTGCACGATACGGGTGCTGAGGCTGCCTGGATTTCTTTCTTACACTTCCCGGAAAGCTGTGTTACTGTGTTCTGTCCTTCCATTATCGTGCCCTGTGAGTAACTGCATGGAGAATGTGCTGGGAGAGAAACGCTGCAGAGCTGCGGGCTCGTGTCTGAACGCAGTGATTTTAGTCTCAGGCTTTCTCCTACTTGCTTCTTTCCTGGTTAGAGACTGAAGAGGAAGATGTTCGGACGAGTTCTCTTCTTCCATATTTAAACCTGAGCACAGAAGCGTGCACCTTCCTCATTGCCTTAGCTTTGCCCTCTGTGTTGACCTACATCCCACAAGGAAATCAAAGCACACATGCAGCACGACTGTGTTTTCTGGGTCAGGCAAAGTGCTTCGGCCGCCCTCAGTAGGATAAGAGACTTTAAAACTAGCATATGGATTTTTCAGCCATGTATGGATCTAAACGCCATCTCGGGGCTAGGAGTGAGTGCTGGTGCAGAGCCAGGACTCCGGGAGTCCCCGTCCCCGCTTACCTGCCTCTCCTGCACCCAGAGACCTTCCCTGCCGCGGACACCCTCTGTCCCAGTAACTCCTGTCACTGCTGTAGGCTACAGGTCTGCTGGGGTTCCCAGTATAAAACTTTGGTATTGAGGAGCTGGCATATCCACTGCCTGCTTATGGTTTAAAAAGCAGCGAGAGGGACAGCACTGCCCCCTTTGCCTGAAAACTGTCCATTCCGAGAGGCTTTTAGCTGATCTAAagccagctgtgccaggaggCAAAGCATAAGCCTCGTTGAAAGGAGTTATCTCCATTACCACATCTGGAATGATTGTGCCCTGCTAATACGCATTGTTtggccattttaaaaatacttccttttttttgttattatcaGGACAAaggtgccctttttttttttttttttaaatttaattttctataaGAAGAATGCAGGAGCTACTCTAGTCATTGTGTTGGCTTAGGCTGAATTAAAAGCCTGGCTGAACAGGCTTTAAAGTTATTCCCAGCTAATTTTTGAGATAAAAGATGAGCAGAACCATTGAAACGCATGAGGTCAGGTTCTGATTGCAGCTGTCGTGGAGGACTTGAGAGGGAAATAAGGAGCACGTATTCAGAAGATCATGAGTCTGATCCTCTGCCGCTCTGCTAAGTGtaagctttgcttttaaattcgGTGCTTGCCAGCAGTGAGTGAAAAAGCATCCATGCAGGCTCTGTATAGCTGGTATTTTCAGAAGTGTGTATGTGATTTAGATTCCCAATGGCGAAACTTAACTTTAGAAAATGAACAGGCTATACGTGGTTTTGCAGATTTCACTTACTTTGTCTCTTTTATGCTTACAGTAAGTGCTGACCTGGGCTAGGGGACAGGTTCTCTGTCCTGTTACTATCCAGTGCTACACTACTGGCTTAAAAATCTCATAAAACAGTACCTTTTGTGAAGATCAGCTGCTGTTCTTCTGCTGCACTGCTCAATAATTTATCCCCATCAGATCCATGTGGTTTATATTTCCCATTAATAGTACTGGGTAGTGTTTAGCATTTTTGTGTACTGTGCTGACTGACGCAgcatctcttcccttccctgccgATGAAAGTATCAGATTTCTAATGCTGAGTGGACATCAGCAGAAGAGGAGAACATATATTGTTCCTTCGCATTTGACTTCAGGATTTCCCCCGTGATGCAGGGTATTGTCGGCTCTTAGCTGTCTCTTCTAGGGCAGGAGCTCTTGGTGTGGTGTGTGTTGCTCAGAAGCTAATTAGtacttgtgctttttcttttcttctgaccATGTGAAAGTTCCCTCTGTCTCCATGATTTATGTGCTGGTTACAGAAATGCACCATGATTTTGTGTAGACATTCTTGGGCTTGTGTGCCCAAagcttgtcttttttccccaactCCTGTCAGTTTGTTTAGCAAAAGATACTATCTCTTCCTATGCACcttgtctttgaaatacttcaatGTCTGTGGTTTTATCTTCCCGCATAAGAGCAGAGTTTTCTGCACGAGGTTTCTGTCTTCGTGCaagggtgtggggttttttccacttttctcaaGCCATGGGCTAGCAGTCCGTTGCTGTGCAGGAACACTGGTCTCCCTTTCCTTAGGGATTCTTGGGAATAGATACATGTAGTAAAAGCTCCATAGCCCCACTCGCCGAGTGGCTAACTGACAGTGGTCTCGTGTCCTCTCGCCTGGCGATCGGAGGGAACTGCACCCATTTCCCTCCCTTTGCACCTCCCCACCAGCCTGTGCTGAGCCCTAATCCCCCTCAAGTATTTCACGAGGCAGGTTGGGAGCTGAGCACTGACCCCTGTCACTCTACACTGATGTTGAAGTGCAAGAAGGAGCTCCCTTGGACTGaaacagaagagaggagtgaACAGAGAGCCCAGGTGCATGTTGCTGCACCTCCAACAGATACCTGTCTGGGCCGTCGGACAGTCTGCTTCATGGTCCACGAGCGCTCTGCATCCACGAGTCGTTTTTTGGTTCTTTCTTGCTAGCGTTTGCACACATGTACCGTCAGTGTCCTGTGTTTAGCTTAGGAAGTCAGCAGGGTGGAAGTGCTGTGCTGGGAAGGGTCTGGCTTCCACGCTACAGGTACGAGTCATAGTCATAGTTCAGTGCTCTTGGTTCttaattttttagttttgttgGGAAGGTTAGAGACAAAGAGGAAGAATGCAGGAAGaagatttcattttctgtctttagagtggcagaaatacttttttttcagagagaagcCCTTACAACTTTTCCTGAGGAGTTCTAGGCTTTAAATTTACCCCTGGAGTTGAAGGGACTCACACCTGACATGGTTGAGATTTACTTTTTGGAGGCTCGTCAGTTTTCCTTCAGAAGGCAGAAAGCGGTTGGCCAAAGTAACCCTCTAGGTTTTTGTGACCAGCTCTCGTCCTTTCCCTTTCTGCCTGAATTTGAAAGGCATAAGTATCTGAACACGTTTTACACCAGCATAACTGGTAATTAAAGAAAACCAGCTATGGACGTGGGAGTGACCAGATGATATTTGTATAGATGGTATTTGTCTTTGTTctccttttatttcctcttcttccttctgtctttagactttaaagagaaaggaaaaagaatatgaacatGAGATGGAGCGGCTGGCAAGAGAGAAGATTGCTACCCAGCAGCGACTGGCAGAATTGAAGAACGAGTTGAGCCAGTGGATGGACATCTTGGAGATCGACAGAATTATTCGACAGACAGTTCAGCCAGAGGATGACCAGGCATCTACCTCGACAGCATCAGGTACCCATAATTACTGTCGTCTTGTGATCATCACTGTATGTCACTGACACAGTTATGTAGTGGTGGTGGGGATCTTCATTTAGCACCATCAAGGTTTCTTTGCATTCAGAATAAAGTAAAAGGTTTTCAAGTGTTTTGTAATCATTGATGTTGGCCTAATAATACACTGCCGCTTGTGTAAAGTAGACTGAAAATCGTCCATTAACATTAGGTAGATTCAAAGCGCAGATTTGTGCATTCAATCTGCTGATACCTCACATGGAGCTCCCTGCTTTCAAAACTTAGTTTTCCTCTTGCACAAATACGCATTCCTGCTCGTTAGAACTGAGTGATGTATGAGCATCCTGATGTATTTGTGCGTGGATGTGGGAGGGTGTTCAGCCATGTAGAGAAGAAGGAATTGGTACAGGAAGGATCACCAGAGCATTTGAACAACTTAATGAGCCTTCACGTTGTGTGAAAAGGATTCACAGTGAAGATGAAACAATACTAACGAATATCTGGCGTGCTATTCCCAGTAAGAAGTTGTTGTGAAATAGGAGAGTGCATGCTTTTCTCCATACCAGTGATCTGCAGCGGGAAGAATAGGCAGTCCATGGATGTACAGTGCTTTGCTGTCCAGAGATGGGGAGGCTGTAGCAGTCCGTAACCATTTGCAGCAGTTTCTTCAAATTTGCTCTTGGCACTGCAGGCAGACGATACAGCGGGTTCCAGGAAGGGAAAACCTGAGCTTTCTAGTTCATTCAGGCTTGTATCGGGCTCATCACCTTTGAACATACTCGCAGACTCCGAGTGTAGGCTGATGGAAGTTGAGAGTAGCAGTGCTTTGTCAATAGAGTGTCAGCCGTTCACCTCTCCAGCCGGCCTCTACTGAAAATGATCGCTTCAAGCTACTACTAACCACAGAGCTTGCAAAAGGGAAGTGTCTTCCctggttttcctgctgcttctgtaTCTTCCGAGATTTTTAATCTCTACTGCATGGCTGGCTTTAGTGCAAGGTGCCGTGCTCGTCTTCCTGATCTCCGCAGGGTCAGCATGTTCCTGCATTGCTTCATTAGTTAGTGGACTGGACAAGAGTCCGTTTTCCAGAACCAGACGAGGAACTTGCTGCCATGTTTCTCCATGGCTGTTTCCTGCCTGCTCTGGGAGCAGAAGGGGTGGTACCGGTCGGTGGAACAACTGGACAGGAAAGGAAACCCTGTTCTTCTTGCCAGAAGGAGCCCTCCTCAGCCCAGACGGAGTTCAGCCCAGGTGCTCTCCGTCTGCCTCTGCTCACGTTGCTTCCTGTGCCTGCCGAGCGAGATCTCTCAGCCTGTGAGCACCCCTCCCTAGCTGGGGCTTCGAGCTGGTCACGCCTGCCTGGCTCCGGGTCCTTGGCCcacaggcagggaggagaggggtgtGCTGCCCCACTGGGGCTTGGTGGAgcctgccgtgccgtgccgtgccgtgccgtgccgtgccgtgccgtgccgtgccgtgccgtgcgaTCCTGCCTGCCCATAGTTCAGTGACTCCTCCTGCTGCCATCTCTTCCACCTGTGCTGCCTTTTAGGGAGGCTGGTTAGTCCAGTTGgtgctctgctttcttttttatggGAGTTTCTTCCTTTCGTTTTTTCCAGAGGGTGAAGACAACATGGATGAAGACATGGAAGATGACAGGCCAGTGAACTCATTACCAAAACTAACCCAGcgccagcacccagagctcctgAAAGCCGTCCCTCCAAACGCTGCTTCCCACCACCCGGCGGTTCTGCCTCAGCACCTGTCCATCCAGCAGAAACAGACCCCAGCCCACGCACAGCCTCCCATCCAGACACAAGCACTGGTCCAGCCGCAGGCGATCGTCCCTGCACAGACTCACATCGTGGCGGCTTCGACAGTGCAATCGACTGTTATTGCCCACACCGCCACTACCCACGCTTCGGTCATTCAGACTGTCAACCACGTGATTCAGGGTCCACAGACCAAGCACATTGCTCACATTGCACCTTCCACGTCCAGCCCTGTGCAACTTACCACTGCTGCTCAGCCTATCGGCCACATCACTGTGCACCCAGCCACCATCAACCACATGGCCCACCTCGGCCAGCAGCTGCCCATCTACCCTCAGCCCGTGGCCGTCAGCCAGCCCGTGGTGAGCCATATTGCTCACACGATCTCGCACCAGCAAGTGAATGGAACCACAAACCTTGGCCAGCAAGCGGTGATGGCCAAGCCTGCTGTAGGAACCCAAGTTGTCCATCACCCGCAGTTAGTTGGGCAAACGGTCCTAAATCCGGTGACTATGGTAACCATGCCATCATTCCCAGTGAGCACACTGAAGCTGGCCTAGAGGGGATCGTCCGACGGCGAGGTCTTTGTTGGGAACCTTTCCTAAACTCCATACATTCCAACCACGTCCGACTCCGCGGGAGGGAAGTGCAGAAAACGCCGAACGGCAGGACGCCGGGCTGGGCTGTCCTCAGCCGCCCAGTAACCAACCTGCCGCTGGCAGCGAGAGACGGGGCCTCTCTGCACTTGAATTTTGCTAATCTGAGAAAACTTCAAAGACAGTTGttcatggtgattttttttccttttatgtgtaATCAGTGAAATATGGATATGATGTTCTTAAGACTTTAATTTTCCCCTTTTATGTGTTGCTTCTTTGTAGAATAAAAATTGCTGATCTCTTTATTGAGACATTGCgtagaatgggaaaaaaaatcatagaagtctatatttatatatatgtgtgtatgtgtgtgtatatatatgtatatacatatatatataaatataacattTGAAGAAGGCCTTTTGTAAGGTTGATTATTTTGCAGGATTATTAGACAAAATTCATTTTTGGAGGAAGAAGACAGAGTGTCCTCTCT
This is a stretch of genomic DNA from Calonectris borealis chromosome 19, bCalBor7.hap1.2, whole genome shotgun sequence. It encodes these proteins:
- the MNT gene encoding max-binding protein MNT; amino-acid sequence: MSIETLLEAARFLEWQAQQQQTAREENEKHEKLRLEREQEQKKAGKASTPRANSAVPPEEPRSELLVPISPPAPAPPPPPPLAAPISVIPIPVVTSPPQQAAQTTLSPPLVQRHQPLVSTPSVTKEASSVAPVIQRPPGPLLPDGKAPTPPSGSPKQLQHYAAPVLAISQHHVVQQPIQPQPHQPLQHPGAPPQLGALKLAPAEDTKPNEQKKRPGGVGTREVHNKLEKNRRAHLKECFETLKRNIPNVDDKKTSNLSVLRSALRYIQTLKRKEKEYEHEMERLAREKIATQQRLAELKNELSQWMDILEIDRIIRQTVQPEDDQASTSTASEGEDNMDEDMEDDRPVNSLPKLTQRQHPELLKAVPPNAASHHPAVLPQHLSIQQKQTPAHAQPPIQTQALVQPQAIVPAQTHIVAASTVQSTVIAHTATTHASVIQTVNHVIQGPQTKHIAHIAPSTSSPVQLTTAAQPIGHITVHPATINHMAHLGQQLPIYPQPVAVSQPVVSHIAHTISHQQVNGTTNLGQQAVMAKPAVGTQVVHHPQLVGQTVLNPVTMVTMPSFPVSTLKLA